One window of the Halobacillus litoralis genome contains the following:
- a CDS encoding tyrosine-protein phosphatase, which translates to MIDIHSHILPGVDDGAQTMDESIKMAEAAVKDGIDKIVATPHHKNGSYDNFKHNVLIQVGELNRTFEERNIPLEVLPGQETRIYGEMIDGIEKNEILTINEDTKYVFVEFPSNAVPRYASQLFFDLQVAGYQPIIVHPERNKQLIEDPDLLYSFVKRGAFTQLTAGSVCGHFGKKIKKFSEQLIEANLAHVIATDAHNDSTRGFCLKDAYSEVRKNFGLDMVYMLSENAEDIIAGDVLAAEPPAHVKKSKILGIFNR; encoded by the coding sequence TTGATAGATATTCATAGCCACATCCTCCCTGGGGTCGATGATGGAGCCCAGACAATGGATGAAAGTATAAAAATGGCGGAAGCAGCCGTGAAGGACGGAATTGATAAAATTGTCGCTACACCACACCATAAGAATGGTTCGTATGACAATTTCAAACATAATGTACTGATTCAAGTTGGGGAACTGAACCGTACATTCGAAGAACGGAATATTCCGCTCGAAGTACTGCCAGGTCAAGAGACAAGAATTTATGGTGAGATGATCGATGGGATAGAAAAGAATGAAATCCTGACCATCAATGAAGATACAAAATACGTATTTGTCGAGTTTCCATCGAACGCTGTTCCGCGCTATGCGTCACAGCTGTTTTTTGATTTACAAGTGGCAGGCTATCAGCCGATTATCGTGCATCCCGAGCGCAACAAGCAGCTTATCGAAGATCCCGATCTGTTGTATTCCTTCGTCAAACGGGGAGCTTTCACACAGCTGACGGCTGGAAGTGTTTGCGGTCATTTCGGGAAGAAAATCAAAAAGTTCTCTGAGCAATTGATCGAGGCGAACTTGGCCCATGTAATCGCAACTGACGCCCATAATGATTCAACAAGAGGCTTCTGTCTGAAAGATGCTTACAGTGAAGTGAGGAAAAATTTCGGGCTTGATATGGTCTATATGTTGTCAGAAAATGCTGAGGACATCATCGCTGGAGACGTTCTTGCCGCAGAACCTCCCGCCCATGTAAAAAAAAGCAAGATTCTAGGGATTTTCAATCGATAG
- the murJ gene encoding murein biosynthesis integral membrane protein MurJ, which produces MKSRLGLASILFIGATLLLKVSGLIRDMVIAYYFGDSYVADAYLAAFIIPNMLILFMTNGMKNALVPSYIESVEENNGKRYLGQVFKGTFVLAFILSIIGMLLAPYLIPLFYPDFSPEATEIATWVTVIFFACISFVGMNSVLEAFFDAESKFSLSIVSQIIVILSSIFAAFLFANQIGAYSLALGYLAGTVLSLIFKLFLVIPRKVMDVKQKIDWPEVKQFYWIFLPVGLTVAVGQVNLMVGTIFASYQGEGAVTYINYAKNLVHMPQAIFGVTIATIIFPLLSKAVTADDTPQFKKGIEKGLTTMYLVLLPSVLGMMLLMPNLIELFYERGAFSNQATTATTQVAYLYFGSVVFFSLNNVINKGFYTMKKGHLILMISIGSILLNVVFNFVFSKWLGYLGIPLAASLMALFYTAACLVVFVKLVGGLDFKYLAIDYGKITAAAIVMSGAVLGVQQLIGGWPNIVEIIIVAVVGAIAFAAVAFLLKTHAFLFLLNNVRKRNKKG; this is translated from the coding sequence TTGAAATCAAGACTAGGACTTGCCAGTATTTTATTCATTGGAGCGACATTGCTCCTCAAAGTTTCTGGGTTGATCCGGGACATGGTCATCGCATATTACTTCGGTGACAGTTACGTGGCGGATGCTTATTTGGCCGCCTTCATCATTCCGAATATGCTGATTTTATTCATGACGAACGGTATGAAAAATGCACTCGTCCCAAGCTACATCGAATCGGTCGAGGAAAATAACGGGAAGAGGTATTTAGGACAGGTGTTCAAAGGCACCTTCGTCTTAGCCTTCATCCTGTCAATCATAGGGATGCTTCTTGCTCCATATCTCATCCCGCTATTCTATCCGGATTTCAGTCCGGAGGCGACAGAGATCGCTACATGGGTGACGGTCATTTTCTTCGCCTGTATTTCCTTCGTGGGGATGAATTCGGTGTTAGAAGCGTTCTTTGATGCGGAGAGTAAGTTTTCGCTATCGATCGTTTCACAGATTATCGTCATTCTAAGCTCGATTTTCGCTGCTTTCTTATTCGCCAATCAAATCGGTGCTTATTCATTGGCGCTCGGTTATTTGGCGGGTACGGTTTTGTCACTGATTTTCAAACTGTTCCTCGTCATACCACGGAAGGTTATGGATGTGAAACAGAAGATCGACTGGCCAGAGGTGAAGCAGTTCTACTGGATCTTCCTGCCTGTCGGTCTGACGGTCGCGGTCGGCCAGGTCAACTTGATGGTCGGGACGATCTTCGCCAGTTACCAGGGGGAGGGTGCCGTCACCTACATCAATTACGCGAAGAACCTTGTGCACATGCCGCAAGCGATTTTCGGGGTGACGATTGCGACGATCATCTTCCCGTTGCTCTCAAAAGCAGTGACGGCTGATGATACACCACAGTTCAAGAAGGGAATTGAAAAAGGGCTGACGACGATGTATCTGGTGCTCTTGCCATCAGTGCTCGGCATGATGCTCTTGATGCCGAATTTGATCGAGCTCTTCTATGAACGGGGAGCCTTCAGCAATCAAGCGACAACAGCAACGACTCAGGTCGCCTATCTGTACTTCGGTTCTGTCGTATTCTTCAGCCTGAATAATGTCATCAACAAAGGCTTCTATACAATGAAAAAAGGCCACTTGATCCTGATGATCAGCATTGGCTCGATCCTTTTGAATGTGGTATTCAATTTCGTCTTTTCCAAATGGCTCGGCTATTTAGGCATTCCACTTGCCGCCTCGTTGATGGCTTTATTCTATACAGCGGCCTGTTTAGTCGTATTCGTGAAGCTCGTCGGCGGGCTCGATTTCAAATACCTTGCCATCGATTATGGAAAAATCACCGCAGCGGCTATCGTCATGAGTGGCGCCGTCCTCGGTGTCCAGCAGCTGATCGGAGGCTGGCCGAACATCGTCGAAATCATCATCGTAGCGGTGGTGGGAGCTATCGCCTTCGCAGCCGTCGCGTTTCTATTGAAGACACATGCATTTTTATTCCTATTAAACAACGTCAGAAAGCGTAATAAAAAGGGGTAG
- a CDS encoding N-acetylmuramoyl-L-alanine amidase: MSKKWLYGFFGILLFVVGVLIPQGKALAFHDVPSKYETEIRYLIDRGIVKGVPGGDFAPDQIVTREQAATMVGRALGLDGDRRNTVFYGVDSNSYASGYIQSAYEKGIITGYTDGTFRPKKQMTRGEMAYLISKAFSLSDQSPVHYDDLQSSGSQYEAINKVTTAGISNGYSDGTYKPTHSITRTEFSLLVARGLNANFRVSQDNNPLEERVVTAGILNARSGPSTSHSIIGKLSRGTTIEVYSEQGDWLKFSYGSLEGYVHKDYTAPKTSGSRTIAIDAGHGDGDGGAQGNGVLEKEINLKVAKRVQDYLENSGIDVVMTRSDDTFVELGDRVTYAVNHNADTFVSIHSNSFSNPNVSGVETFYSSSALSQRASDSKRLATFIQNRLVKAMQSNDRGVKDVPYKVIDDTPLPSALVELGFVTNDSDASKLGSSYWRDRAAKAIYQGIIDYYNWKG, encoded by the coding sequence ATGTCAAAAAAATGGTTATATGGATTTTTTGGTATTTTACTTTTTGTAGTAGGGGTGCTTATTCCGCAGGGGAAGGCATTGGCGTTTCATGATGTCCCTAGTAAATATGAGACAGAAATCAGGTATTTGATTGACCGGGGAATTGTCAAAGGGGTACCAGGGGGCGACTTTGCACCGGACCAGATCGTAACAAGGGAACAAGCGGCTACGATGGTCGGAAGAGCACTAGGTTTGGATGGAGATCGCAGGAATACCGTGTTTTATGGGGTAGACTCGAACTCCTATGCATCAGGATACATACAGTCAGCATATGAAAAAGGAATTATTACAGGCTACACAGATGGTACATTTCGTCCGAAGAAACAGATGACAAGAGGGGAAATGGCGTATCTGATTTCTAAAGCTTTCTCCCTCAGTGATCAAAGCCCTGTTCATTATGATGATCTGCAAAGCAGCGGCTCTCAATATGAAGCGATCAATAAAGTGACAACAGCTGGAATCTCCAATGGGTATAGTGATGGTACATATAAACCGACCCATTCGATTACAAGGACAGAGTTTTCTTTATTAGTAGCAAGAGGATTGAATGCTAATTTCAGAGTTTCGCAGGACAATAATCCTCTTGAGGAAAGAGTAGTGACGGCTGGTATCTTGAATGCGCGTTCTGGCCCGAGTACTTCTCATAGTATCATTGGCAAGCTTTCAAGAGGAACAACCATTGAAGTGTACAGTGAACAAGGTGATTGGTTGAAGTTCTCTTATGGAAGTTTAGAAGGATATGTGCATAAAGACTATACAGCACCTAAAACTTCAGGGTCCCGCACCATTGCAATCGATGCCGGGCATGGAGATGGTGACGGCGGAGCACAGGGGAATGGCGTGTTAGAAAAAGAAATCAATTTGAAGGTTGCTAAGCGAGTCCAGGATTATCTGGAAAACAGCGGCATCGATGTTGTGATGACAAGATCGGATGATACGTTCGTAGAATTGGGAGACCGGGTCACTTATGCGGTCAATCACAATGCAGATACGTTTGTAAGCATCCATTCGAATTCCTTCTCTAATCCTAACGTTTCCGGAGTGGAAACATTCTACTCATCCTCTGCGTTGAGTCAAAGGGCATCAGATAGTAAGCGATTAGCTACATTCATTCAGAACCGACTGGTCAAGGCGATGCAGTCGAATGACCGCGGAGTGAAAGATGTTCCATACAAGGTCATTGATGACACTCCACTTCCATCTGCACTAGTGGAACTAGGGTTTGTCACAAATGATTCAGATGCCTCTAAGCTTGGCTCAAGTTACTGGCGAGACCGGGCAGCAAAGGCGATTTATCAAGGAATCATCGACTATTACAATTGGAAAGGTTAA
- a CDS encoding glycosyltransferase, translated as MGKRVLVISNMYPSNRTPTYGIFVKNQVQALREKGVQIDTAVNKDNRGGKINLLRKYLLWLVKILIRLITNGRKYDVVHAHYIFPSGLPALLFKKLFKSKLIVTSHGGDLDQMAKKNKLIFRMTKYILKEADHVIVVGEALKQEVTEEFGVDKNQVSLINMGVNRTVFAPTDSEKVKKELNLSQESFHILFVGNLIKAKGLKELITAFQRLPDKNAELHIIGSMKDEGFLQELKTDVASEYKDAVHFHGTKDQQTLGRWMAAADLFVLPSHIEGFGLVALEAMSCHTPVVGTDVGGLHYLLSDGAGILVEPKDASSIQQGIEQAMASRELREEMIRKGEAIAEENDEKTLLNRIIDLYNN; from the coding sequence ATGGGGAAACGTGTGTTAGTCATCAGCAATATGTACCCGAGTAATCGAACACCGACGTATGGCATTTTCGTCAAAAACCAGGTACAGGCACTACGTGAAAAGGGCGTTCAGATCGATACAGCTGTCAACAAGGATAACCGCGGAGGGAAAATCAACCTGCTACGCAAATACCTCCTTTGGCTGGTGAAGATTCTCATCCGGTTGATTACGAACGGACGGAAATACGATGTCGTGCACGCCCATTACATCTTTCCGAGCGGACTGCCAGCGCTGTTATTCAAGAAACTGTTCAAAAGCAAACTGATCGTCACCTCTCACGGCGGTGACCTCGACCAAATGGCGAAAAAGAACAAGTTGATCTTCCGGATGACCAAGTACATCCTGAAAGAAGCCGACCACGTCATCGTAGTCGGTGAAGCATTGAAACAGGAAGTGACAGAGGAATTCGGGGTAGACAAAAACCAGGTGTCTCTGATCAACATGGGTGTGAACCGCACCGTCTTTGCTCCAACCGATTCAGAAAAAGTGAAGAAAGAATTGAATCTTTCTCAAGAAAGTTTCCACATCCTTTTCGTAGGCAACCTGATCAAAGCGAAAGGGCTGAAGGAATTGATTACAGCATTCCAACGCCTCCCTGATAAAAATGCGGAGCTTCATATCATCGGCAGCATGAAGGATGAAGGCTTTTTGCAAGAGCTTAAAACGGATGTAGCAAGCGAATATAAGGATGCTGTTCATTTCCATGGCACGAAGGATCAACAGACGCTCGGCCGCTGGATGGCAGCAGCTGATCTCTTCGTTCTCCCTTCCCATATTGAAGGCTTCGGGCTAGTCGCATTAGAAGCGATGTCCTGCCATACACCTGTGGTCGGGACGGATGTCGGCGGCCTGCATTATTTGCTCAGCGATGGTGCTGGTATCCTCGTGGAACCAAAAGACGCTTCATCAATTCAACAAGGCATCGAACAAGCGATGGCTTCTCGTGAGTTAAGAGAGGAAATGATCCGTAAGGGCGAAGCGATTGCGGAGGAAAATGATGAAAAGACGCTCTTGAACCGAATTATTGACCTTTATAACAATTAA
- a CDS encoding YveK family protein produces the protein MEETISLKEIFEVLKKRIWLILGLAAGAAIISAAITLFVLTPTYEASTQFIVNQSQEQSENSPYDINDIKTNVELINTYNVIIQSPRILDAVVEELELNMTSSELSEKLQVANAEQSQVVNVTVTDPDPQRAAEIANTTVNVFKEEIPQLMSVDNVNVLSSANVGSNPSPVSPNTVLNIAIALVVGLMVGVGIAFLLEYLDNTIKSETDIEESLGMPVLGVVSTITENDIPTRTARTRKKPEVTEMRGESVGT, from the coding sequence ATGGAAGAAACCATCTCCTTGAAAGAAATTTTCGAGGTTTTAAAGAAGAGAATCTGGTTGATCCTCGGCTTAGCAGCAGGAGCAGCCATCATCAGTGCAGCCATTACGCTTTTTGTTTTAACACCGACGTATGAAGCATCAACACAGTTCATCGTCAATCAATCTCAGGAACAATCGGAGAATTCTCCCTATGATATCAATGATATAAAGACAAATGTGGAACTCATTAATACTTATAATGTGATTATCCAAAGTCCGAGAATCCTGGACGCGGTAGTGGAAGAATTGGAATTGAATATGACATCTAGCGAACTATCTGAAAAGTTGCAGGTAGCCAATGCCGAGCAATCGCAGGTCGTGAATGTCACAGTGACAGATCCTGACCCACAACGAGCGGCTGAGATTGCCAATACGACCGTTAATGTATTCAAAGAAGAAATTCCACAGTTGATGAGTGTGGATAATGTCAATGTCTTATCAAGCGCTAATGTCGGATCGAACCCATCACCTGTAAGTCCGAATACGGTGTTGAACATCGCGATTGCGCTTGTCGTCGGGTTGATGGTCGGAGTAGGAATCGCTTTCTTACTGGAATACCTTGATAACACGATCAAGTCGGAAACAGATATTGAAGAATCCTTAGGCATGCCGGTCCTTGGTGTTGTATCTACCATTACAGAAAACGACATTCCAACCCGGACGGCTCGTACAAGAAAAAAGCCGGAAGTAACCGAAATGAGGGGTGAATCAGTTGGCACGTAA
- a CDS encoding PIG-L deacetylase family protein: MNKKELVMNIVKPVNYPVTKALLTNHYQGERTPASLENEKKVLVLAPHMDDETIGPGGTLRQHADHGAEIHCLFMTDGGSSVSDLSVEELKQQRKEEIDQVTGILGLTDVSYMNIPDGHVSSSAANINYVKEKIETINPDVIYCTPYIDAHPDHTATAQLLADTLNEMDRKQVVRLYEINCAFPPDVINFVVDTSKQHDQKVEATHVFASQAIAFDGFLELNKIKGHLTSPKVKAAEGFIEWKTEGFIRHCVAHESMSRKFPKRFKQVNRTDTLLWAIFKNYGLKKDLYRQTI, translated from the coding sequence ATGAATAAAAAAGAACTTGTCATGAATATTGTCAAACCGGTCAATTATCCAGTGACGAAAGCTTTATTGACGAACCATTACCAGGGTGAGCGGACACCGGCATCTCTAGAAAATGAAAAAAAGGTGCTCGTCCTCGCTCCCCATATGGACGATGAAACGATCGGACCAGGCGGAACACTTCGTCAACACGCCGATCATGGAGCGGAAATCCATTGTCTGTTCATGACGGATGGTGGCAGCAGTGTCAGTGATTTGAGTGTGGAAGAGTTGAAGCAGCAGCGCAAAGAGGAAATCGACCAGGTCACAGGAATTCTTGGATTGACAGATGTTTCGTATATGAACATTCCCGATGGACACGTCAGCAGCAGTGCGGCCAACATCAATTACGTCAAAGAGAAAATCGAGACGATCAATCCTGATGTCATTTACTGCACGCCTTACATCGACGCGCACCCTGATCACACAGCGACAGCGCAATTGCTTGCCGATACATTGAATGAGATGGACCGCAAGCAGGTAGTCAGACTTTATGAAATCAACTGTGCCTTCCCGCCGGATGTGATCAACTTTGTCGTGGATACTTCCAAGCAGCACGATCAGAAGGTGGAAGCGACACATGTATTCGCATCACAGGCGATCGCATTTGACGGCTTTTTAGAGCTCAACAAAATCAAAGGCCATCTCACCTCCCCTAAGGTGAAGGCAGCGGAAGGATTCATCGAATGGAAAACAGAAGGGTTCATCCGTCACTGTGTAGCACATGAATCCATGTCGAGAAAGTTCCCGAAGCGATTCAAACAAGTGAACAGAACGGATACATTGCTGTGGGCGATCTTCAAAAACTATGGTCTGAAAAAGGATTTATACCGCCAGACCATTTAG
- a CDS encoding CpsD/CapB family tyrosine-protein kinase, translated as MARKKNIALNTRARRLIADENPKSPIAEQFRTIRTNLQFTTVDHDLETMLVTSASPSEGKSITTANTAVVFAQQGKKVLLVDADLRKPTIHYTFRIGNTKGLSNYLVSEQAVTDLATNSEVKNLDLLPCGPIPPNPSELLGSQKMKAFIEEAKKTYDMIIFDTPPVLAVTDSQVLSSFVDGVLLVVRSKQTEKEAAVKAKEHLQQSNANLLGAVLNDQDLKSSNYYYYYGQ; from the coding sequence TTGGCACGTAAAAAGAATATAGCCCTTAATACGAGAGCAAGAAGGTTGATTGCGGATGAGAATCCGAAATCACCGATTGCTGAACAGTTCCGAACGATCCGCACAAACTTACAATTTACGACCGTCGATCATGACCTAGAAACAATGCTCGTCACATCTGCGAGTCCATCTGAAGGAAAATCGATTACGACAGCGAATACGGCCGTGGTCTTTGCCCAGCAGGGGAAGAAAGTCCTGCTTGTCGATGCCGACCTGCGTAAACCGACCATCCATTACACATTCCGGATTGGAAATACAAAAGGATTGAGCAATTACTTAGTCAGTGAACAAGCGGTTACCGACTTGGCGACGAATAGCGAAGTTAAAAACTTGGATTTACTGCCATGTGGTCCAATCCCGCCGAACCCGTCTGAGCTTCTCGGTTCGCAAAAGATGAAGGCATTCATCGAAGAAGCGAAGAAAACGTATGATATGATCATTTTTGATACCCCCCCAGTACTTGCCGTGACTGATTCTCAAGTCTTATCAAGCTTTGTCGACGGTGTACTGCTCGTCGTCAGAAGTAAACAGACAGAGAAAGAAGCAGCTGTGAAAGCGAAAGAACACTTGCAACAATCTAATGCGAATCTACTAGGTGCGGTCTTGAACGATCAAGACTTGAAATCAAGCAACTATTATTACTATTATGGGCAATAA
- a CDS encoding tyrosine-protein phosphatase codes for MIDIHSHILPGIDDGAQTIEDSIVMARAAVEDGIHTIIATPHHQNGRYINGKQEILPLVEDLNNHLENHNIPLTVLPGQESRIHGEMIEGLHENEVLTLNANENGYVFVEFPSNHVPRYAKQMLFDIQVDGYQPIIVHPERNTQLIQESNLLLEMVEKGTYTQVTAASVTGRFGKKIKKFTHQLIESNLTHLIASDAHNTTSRGFCLSEAFEEVDKEFGPEIVDLFLENSEAVVSGAALISDQPQPIKRKKLLGIFG; via the coding sequence TTGATAGATATTCACAGCCACATTTTGCCAGGTATCGATGATGGAGCTCAGACAATAGAAGACAGCATAGTGATGGCAAGGGCAGCGGTGGAAGATGGTATCCATACCATAATAGCGACCCCACACCATCAAAATGGCCGGTACATAAATGGGAAACAAGAGATTCTTCCACTAGTCGAAGACCTCAACAACCATCTAGAAAACCACAACATCCCGCTGACTGTGCTGCCAGGCCAGGAATCACGGATTCATGGCGAAATGATTGAAGGTTTACACGAAAATGAAGTCCTAACATTGAACGCTAATGAAAACGGCTATGTTTTTGTTGAATTTCCATCCAATCATGTCCCACGTTATGCAAAACAAATGCTTTTCGACATCCAGGTCGACGGTTATCAACCAATCATCGTCCACCCAGAACGGAACACCCAGCTCATCCAGGAGTCAAATCTTTTGTTGGAAATGGTTGAAAAAGGTACCTACACCCAAGTGACCGCCGCAAGTGTCACCGGTCGATTTGGTAAAAAGATAAAGAAATTCACCCACCAGTTAATCGAATCCAATCTGACTCATCTCATCGCTTCCGATGCTCATAATACGACGTCGAGAGGCTTTTGTTTGAGCGAAGCTTTTGAGGAAGTGGACAAAGAGTTTGGACCTGAGATTGTCGATTTGTTTTTGGAAAACAGTGAAGCGGTCGTTTCAGGTGCAGCCCTGATTAGTGACCAGCCGCAACCTATTAAAAGAAAGAAATTGCTTGGTATTTTCGGATGA
- a CDS encoding C40 family peptidase, protein MRKLLTSLVAFATVFLLFTPSSFADQKTRNQVVDLAHKYSYAPYSYGGTSPSGFDCSGYAQYVFGKAGISLPRTSRQQATVGDYVSRSDLKPGDLVFFGSPIWHVGIYIGNNKMISAENPSDDVTVASLSGYWGRNYSGARRVIDDEPVEVAETQPETLDQFNDVQLGYWAADQIDYMSNKGIVEGYKGQFMPTDNVTRGAVAKMLTEALGISPSSDKQFSDVSSSHWASGHINALAEKGLIKGYENGTFKPDANITREEIASLFHKTFDLNGSAGNFTDVDENHWAYDQIQSMAASSITTGYPDNSFKPTSEATRSEFTVFLYRAIK, encoded by the coding sequence ATGAGAAAATTACTTACGTCACTAGTCGCTTTTGCCACGGTTTTTCTACTATTTACACCCAGCTCTTTTGCAGATCAAAAGACTCGGAACCAAGTAGTAGATTTAGCACACAAATATTCATATGCACCATATTCGTACGGTGGAACATCACCAAGCGGATTCGATTGCTCTGGTTATGCACAGTATGTATTCGGTAAAGCGGGCATCAGCTTACCAAGGACTTCTCGTCAACAAGCGACAGTCGGTGATTACGTAAGTCGTTCTGATTTGAAACCTGGTGACTTGGTCTTCTTCGGCAGCCCAATCTGGCACGTAGGGATATACATAGGAAACAACAAAATGATTTCTGCTGAGAATCCTTCTGATGATGTTACAGTCGCTTCTCTTTCAGGTTACTGGGGACGCAATTACTCAGGAGCTCGCCGCGTAATCGACGACGAACCTGTCGAAGTCGCTGAAACACAGCCGGAAACACTAGATCAGTTCAATGACGTCCAACTTGGCTACTGGGCAGCAGATCAAATCGATTACATGAGCAACAAAGGAATCGTTGAAGGTTACAAAGGTCAATTCATGCCGACAGATAACGTCACTCGTGGCGCTGTAGCTAAAATGCTTACAGAAGCACTTGGTATCTCACCATCTTCCGACAAGCAATTCTCTGACGTATCTTCTTCTCACTGGGCATCCGGTCATATCAATGCTCTTGCAGAAAAAGGCCTGATCAAAGGTTACGAAAATGGAACATTCAAACCAGACGCTAACATTACTCGTGAAGAAATCGCTTCTCTTTTCCATAAGACATTCGATTTGAACGGTTCTGCTGGAAACTTTACAGATGTAGATGAAAATCACTGGGCTTACGATCAAATCCAAAGCATGGCAGCATCATCCATCACTACTGGATATCCTGATAACAGCTTCAAACCGACATCTGAAGCAACTAGAAGTGAGTTCACTGTATTCCTATATCGCGCAATCAAATAG
- a CDS encoding acyltransferase family protein, whose protein sequence is MKRTMIDEIFFIRFIACLTVVFIHSITVTQHHYTLPDFTVESFYMFKMTLMFATPVFVMISEFLLSYSYEDRLPKSFWKKRIMYILIPYIIVAFIYSAYPLIIDARFNWGVFFDTFIAKTLLGKWHGYFVLIIFQFYALHFLLKRVFDRFHPALMIGLSLAINLFYLAMFNFQWFQQIPWIAVMLDYYKLPFLGWIFYFTIAYYAGKNIDTFLNLLKKYKYVIIGGVLLTGLVPLLMRYNKIYSIVSSKRFDIVLYTLCIFCLLYLIAQKIKKNPAFVMWISSSSYSIYLLHPLFQYNVKDLLQNAPFYTNLGVHILLLFGIGTGGPLLVSYLLNKVPFGAFIVGKFKVPKSISPEPDKLKVS, encoded by the coding sequence ATGAAACGGACAATGATTGACGAAATCTTCTTCATTCGATTTATCGCCTGTTTAACTGTTGTATTCATCCATTCAATCACAGTCACGCAGCACCATTACACATTGCCTGACTTCACTGTTGAAAGCTTCTATATGTTCAAAATGACCTTGATGTTCGCGACACCTGTTTTCGTAATGATCTCTGAATTTCTCTTATCCTATTCCTATGAGGATCGTTTGCCAAAGTCCTTTTGGAAAAAGCGGATCATGTATATCCTGATTCCTTATATTATAGTCGCCTTCATCTATTCAGCCTATCCGCTGATCATAGATGCCAGGTTCAACTGGGGTGTTTTCTTTGATACCTTCATCGCAAAGACCCTGTTAGGAAAGTGGCACGGGTATTTCGTTCTGATCATTTTTCAATTTTATGCGCTTCACTTTCTATTGAAGAGAGTGTTCGATCGTTTCCACCCTGCCCTGATGATCGGGTTGTCGCTCGCTATCAATCTATTCTATTTGGCGATGTTCAACTTCCAATGGTTTCAACAAATCCCGTGGATCGCTGTCATGCTCGATTATTACAAACTGCCATTCCTCGGCTGGATCTTTTACTTCACCATTGCTTATTACGCAGGGAAGAATATCGACACGTTTCTTAATCTATTGAAAAAGTACAAATATGTAATTATTGGCGGAGTCTTGCTTACTGGCCTTGTGCCATTGTTGATGAGGTATAATAAAATCTATTCGATCGTTTCTTCCAAACGATTCGACATTGTCCTCTATACATTGTGTATTTTTTGTTTGCTCTATTTAATAGCCCAAAAAATCAAGAAGAACCCGGCGTTTGTCATGTGGATCAGCAGCAGCTCCTATAGTATCTATTTACTGCATCCATTGTTCCAATATAATGTCAAAGACCTTTTGCAAAACGCGCCCTTCTATACGAATCTAGGCGTACATATCCTGCTGTTATTCGGAATCGGCACAGGTGGACCTTTACTCGTATCCTATCTGCTCAACAAGGTGCCCTTCGGCGCATTTATTGTCGGAAAGTTCAAGGTACCTAAATCTATTTCTCCAGAACCAGATAAGCTCAAAGTTTCATAA